The following coding sequences are from one Gossypium raimondii isolate GPD5lz chromosome 4, ASM2569854v1, whole genome shotgun sequence window:
- the LOC105779050 gene encoding uncharacterized protein LOC105779050, which translates to MMNSFIAEKTKTARLCGICTTPDHAIDACPSLYDDTMAHLDTVRNFPGPPQRRYNPYANIYNPGWKDHPNLSYGANLRNNQPYQNRFLQQPQGSGNFLETMVNKLAANVLDFQQQNLNFQKETKDFQQKIEASIRELTTSIEKLTSQGKLPSQTEPKLRQNANAVTLRSRKILETIPDRNLGQEIAQKKPEKDEQQIPQYAKFLKELCTNKRKLTGNERLNVGENVSAVLHGKISAKCKDMGMFAIPCRIGHLGIKKAMCDLGASINVTLYSIYKSLNASFLTKTDVIIQLADRSVVHLEGVLEDFLFDGEIVKFNVYDAISHPSEILSLNRIGIIDFLMEDNFELIYRDNSELDEFEFVNELLSPNTKLLPSAIQAPELELEPAGKIKQSGNAKKTVEQCLEHIEARLETFGR; encoded by the exons atgaTGAACTCTTTTATTGCAGAAAAAACGAAGACAGCCCGGTTATGCGGAATATGTACTACACCTGATCATGCAATTGACGCATGTCCAAGTTTGTATGATGATACCATGGCCCATCTGGATACTGTAAGAAATTTCCCTGGGCCGCCACAAAGGCGATACAACCCCTACGCTAATATCTACAACCCAGGATGGAAGGACCATCCTAACTTAAGTTATGGGGCCAATTTACGAAATAATCAGCCATACCAAAATCGGTTTCTGCAACAACCGCAAGGTTCAGGTAATTTTCTAGAAACCATGGTAAATAAGTTAGCAGCtaatgttcttgattttcaacagcaaaatcttaatttccaaaaagagACGAAGGATTTCCAACAAAAAATCGAGGCGTCCATTAGAGAGTTGACCACATCGATCGAGAAATTAACTTCTCAAGGGAAGCTACCGTCACAAACAGAACCAAAACTTagacaaaatgcaaatgcagtGACGTTACGAAGCAGAAAGATACTGGAAACTATTCCTGACAGGAATCTTGGCCAAGAAATCGCTCAGAAAAAACCCGAGAAAGACGAACAG CAAATACCGCAGtatgctaaatttcttaaagagctTTGCACCAACAAGCGAAAATTAACAGGTAATGAAAGGTTGAATGTTGGTGAGAATGTATCTGCGGTGTTACATGGGAAAATATCAGCAAAATGCAAGGATATgggcatgtttgcaataccatGCAGAATAGGCCATCTGGGAATTAAGAAGGCTATGTGTGATCTAGGGGCATCTATAAATGTAACGCTATATTCTATTTATAAATCACTTAACGCGagttttttgacaaaaacagaTGTTATCATTCAATTGGCGGACAGGTCTGTTGTGCATTTAGAAGGAGTCCTTGAggattttctt TTTGATGGGGAGATCGTAAAGTTTAATGTCTACGACGCCATTAGCCATCCAAGCGAAATCTTGAGCTTAAATCGTATCGGCATAATTGACTTTTTAATGGAAgataattttgagttaatttatAGAGATAATTCCGAActtgatgaatttgaatttgttaatgagtTATTATCTCCAAATACTAAACTGTTACCTTCTGCTATACAGGCACCAGAGTTGGAGTTAGAACCAGCAGGAAAG aTAAAACAGAGCGGAAATGCAAAGAAAACCGTTGAGCAATGCTTAGAGCACATTGAGGCCCGACTTGAAACTTTTGGCCGGTAA